One region of Flavobacteriales bacterium genomic DNA includes:
- a CDS encoding Y-family DNA polymerase, whose protein sequence is MLALADCNNFYASCERVFQPHLENKPIVVLSNNDGCVIARSNESKALGIKMGIPVFQIKNIIEQHRVQVFSSNFTLYGDLSKRVMSTIKQEVKAMEIYSIDEAFMDFSGEGNPLEKGIALKKKVQQHIGIPISIGIAPTKTLCKVAGLIAKKHTKSGVFVLKDKAIIERALKWLPVEDLWGVGRRHARKLNDVGIKTAYDLCRADDSWIRRRLSVVGLRMVKELRGTPCFPLEEQASKKKNICTSRSFGKSISNIEGLKEAVSNYANSCAYKLRKQQGCASRISVFIHTNPFKPTDKQYRGLTSLVLETPSNDSIELVRLALKCLEKIYRSDCTYKKAGVIVSDISPQQQQQLSLFDTVNRQKQQSIMTALDSINDKFGKDKVHLAVQGYGRQWKMKQEQLSPCYSTRIEDALKVYL, encoded by the coding sequence CATGCGAGCGTGTATTCCAGCCACACTTAGAAAACAAACCTATTGTAGTGCTTTCTAATAACGATGGTTGCGTCATTGCTAGAAGTAACGAAAGTAAAGCCCTTGGCATAAAAATGGGCATCCCTGTTTTTCAAATTAAAAACATCATTGAACAACATCGCGTTCAAGTCTTCTCCTCTAACTTCACCTTGTATGGCGATTTGTCTAAACGAGTAATGAGTACCATCAAACAAGAAGTCAAAGCTATGGAGATCTATTCCATAGATGAGGCATTTATGGATTTTAGTGGAGAGGGTAACCCTTTAGAAAAAGGAATTGCTCTAAAGAAGAAGGTTCAGCAACATATAGGTATTCCTATATCCATAGGTATTGCGCCTACTAAAACCTTATGTAAAGTAGCGGGTCTTATCGCCAAAAAGCATACCAAGTCAGGCGTGTTTGTCTTAAAAGATAAAGCCATTATAGAACGAGCCTTGAAATGGCTGCCAGTAGAAGACCTTTGGGGTGTAGGCAGAAGACATGCTCGTAAGCTAAACGATGTTGGCATTAAAACCGCTTATGATTTATGTCGAGCAGACGATAGTTGGATAAGAAGACGCTTATCTGTAGTAGGCTTAAGAATGGTCAAGGAGCTAAGAGGAACGCCTTGTTTCCCTTTAGAAGAACAAGCTAGTAAAAAGAAAAACATCTGTACTTCACGCTCTTTCGGTAAAAGCATCAGCAATATAGAAGGACTTAAAGAAGCTGTAAGTAACTATGCTAATAGTTGCGCCTACAAACTGCGTAAACAACAAGGCTGCGCCTCTCGAATCAGCGTGTTTATTCATACCAATCCTTTTAAACCAACTGACAAACAATATAGAGGGCTAACTTCTCTAGTATTAGAAACCCCTAGCAACGATTCTATAGAGTTAGTTCGCTTAGCCTTGAAGTGTTTAGAAAAAATATATCGCTCAGATTGTACGTACAAAAAAGCAGGGGTTATTGTTAGTGATATAAGTCCTCAACAACAACAGCAACTTAGTTTATTTGACACCGTAAATCGTCAAAAGCAGCAGTCTATTATGACGGCTCTAGATAGTATTAATGATAAATTCGGAAAGGATAAGGTTCACTTAGCCGTACAAGGTTACGGCAGACAGTGGAAGATGAAGCAAGAACAGCTCTCCCCTTGCTATTCTACTCGCATAGAGGATGCTTTGAAGGTGTACTTATAA
- a CDS encoding DUF3089 domain-containing protein yields MYLRFSLLFFVFLMWSCSPQLQSPSTIFDTTLSPSAPSYDSLFYWAFHPQRDDAKQLLPKNYSDTLFDHHPLVDVFYIHPTSYHSGNNWNASLEDSVVNVSRTDYLLQNQASVFAGVARLYAPYYRQMHIDSYTDLSNGYPAFHLAYSDVRHAFLQYWRHWNNGRPFIIAGHSQGTNHAERLLKEVILVDKKMSYQLKLAYLLGMPITTISDGFLPCEDESQVDCFVSWRSFRSGFYPSNPIGDSIVSVNPIHWKSTNVQSDYTNHQGILFPSGKLKYPQSLSVKNHQGMLWVERPKGLLLRLYKRDDYHVADINLFWLNIRENLRLRLSNL; encoded by the coding sequence ATGTACTTACGTTTTTCATTGCTTTTTTTTGTTTTTCTTATGTGGTCGTGTTCTCCTCAATTACAGTCACCTAGCACGATTTTTGACACTACATTAAGCCCTTCAGCACCTTCTTATGATTCACTTTTTTACTGGGCTTTTCACCCACAAAGAGACGATGCCAAACAGCTTTTGCCTAAAAATTATTCGGACACTCTTTTTGACCATCATCCTCTAGTAGATGTTTTTTATATTCATCCTACTTCCTATCACTCTGGTAATAATTGGAATGCTAGTCTTGAGGACTCTGTTGTAAATGTTAGCAGAACAGATTATTTACTACAAAATCAAGCCTCTGTATTTGCGGGTGTTGCTCGTTTATACGCTCCATATTATCGCCAAATGCACATCGATTCTTATACCGATTTAAGCAATGGATATCCTGCTTTTCACTTAGCTTACTCCGATGTTCGTCATGCTTTCCTTCAGTATTGGAGGCATTGGAATAACGGCCGTCCTTTCATTATTGCGGGACATAGTCAAGGAACAAATCACGCTGAACGTTTATTAAAAGAAGTCATATTAGTAGATAAAAAGATGTCTTACCAATTAAAACTGGCTTATTTATTAGGTATGCCCATTACGACTATTTCAGATGGTTTTTTACCTTGTGAAGATGAAAGCCAAGTCGATTGCTTTGTTTCTTGGCGTAGTTTTAGGTCGGGCTTTTACCCTTCAAACCCTATTGGAGATTCTATTGTAAGCGTAAACCCTATTCATTGGAAATCTACTAATGTCCAATCGGATTATACTAATCATCAAGGGATATTATTTCCTTCTGGGAAATTGAAATATCCACAGTCTTTATCGGTCAAAAATCACCAAGGAATGCTTTGGGTAGAACGTCCTAAAGGCTTGCTTTTGCGTCTTTACAAGCGTGACGATTACCATGTTGCAGACATTAATCTATTTTGGCTGAATATACGAGAGAATTTGCGTTTACGGTTGAGCAATTTATAA
- a CDS encoding PKD domain-containing protein — protein sequence MKKRIPLLVLFSFCTYIYSFAQQNWREMMYDPSKNFYDIQAAFYEGCGDLPCDSAPGYKQFKRWEAHMVDRVYPTGVYDAETVFNEFLNVYYYNTHQYNAPFAPMVMAPSSAAASTTEWEFVGPIDNPKTYDHPSVTNRNGIGRVNTIAFHPTNANIIYVGSPTGGIWKTTDGGSTWTVLSDFITNLGVSDIAIQNSNPNVIYWVTGDYDGGDTFFSKILKSTNGGTSWTVLNGSGLPSGTNRVISRILIHPIVSNILIVSTSSGIYRSTDGGVSWSQRQSGNFSSLEFKPGNHNIVYAGTRLNGRVYRSTDNGVSWSLVHQSSGGYRTALAVTPNNANVVYATFSNSSSQYQNSAKSTNSGANWSNMAGLPNAINGIGQQCDYNFCVAAASDDANFVHIGAVNLYRSTNGGSSWSQPYSDINTHVDYHTLRYNPLDNKLYAGHDGGISVSSDDSYNWSYISDGLNITQFYNFGVSQSNSGLDVLFAGAQDNSLLYKNNNGWFRAVAGDGVNSKIHKDNENIMIGSVQYGIAMLKSATSSPPFSDITPEGQSGTGLWELPFEMDPNNNDIVYAGYRKLFKSTNSGGSWTVVAGTNVTSNEVINQICPTTNPNIIYFSTRNSSGSKLFKTTNGGSSWAQIGVGALPDLIITDIATPDSDPNTVWVTFSGTSASNKVFRSTNGGTSWSNRSGTLPNIPVNCIILDENVEEVYAGLDFGVYKLPSYTSTTWSLFNNNSLPYVYVKELEIHKTSAQLVAGTFGRGIWKIDLKHKPIVEFSADQTTVCQNEAVNFTDESLHNPTSWLWNFGDGNTSNEQHPTHSYSSGGTFNVTLTATNANGSISETYSNYITVVPLAGNPVSNITTSGSYEWFGTTYFCTGTYYYTSPTCQDYTLNLTINNPLISSTSVTACDEYTWDVSGQLYTTSGTYYQSVLAPQGCFADKELVLTINASTESSTSHSATYSYTWHGENYFCSGTYYHYSTNAAGCVHTDILYLNIE from the coding sequence ATGAAAAAACGCATACCTCTATTAGTCCTGTTTTCATTCTGTACTTACATTTATTCTTTTGCTCAACAAAATTGGCGAGAAATGATGTATGACCCTTCAAAAAATTTCTATGATATACAAGCTGCTTTCTATGAAGGTTGTGGCGACCTACCATGTGATTCCGCTCCTGGATATAAACAATTTAAAAGATGGGAAGCTCATATGGTTGATAGAGTGTACCCAACAGGAGTGTATGATGCAGAAACCGTATTTAATGAATTTTTAAATGTCTATTATTACAACACCCATCAGTATAATGCCCCATTTGCGCCAATGGTTATGGCTCCATCGAGTGCAGCAGCCTCAACAACAGAATGGGAATTTGTAGGGCCAATAGATAATCCAAAAACTTACGACCACCCAAGTGTAACAAATAGAAACGGAATAGGTAGAGTAAATACAATAGCGTTTCACCCAACAAATGCTAATATAATATATGTGGGCTCTCCAACAGGAGGGATTTGGAAAACTACCGACGGTGGTTCAACATGGACTGTACTTTCAGATTTTATCACCAATCTAGGGGTTTCAGATATAGCTATACAAAATTCCAACCCTAATGTCATCTATTGGGTAACTGGTGATTATGACGGAGGAGATACTTTTTTTAGTAAAATTTTGAAATCTACTAATGGAGGAACTTCATGGACAGTACTAAATGGCTCAGGACTTCCTTCAGGAACGAATAGAGTAATATCTAGGATACTTATACACCCAATTGTATCCAATATACTAATTGTTTCTACGTCCAGTGGCATTTATCGATCAACAGATGGTGGTGTGAGTTGGAGCCAACGCCAAAGCGGAAACTTTAGTAGTTTAGAATTTAAGCCAGGAAACCATAATATAGTTTATGCAGGAACCCGATTAAATGGTAGGGTTTATCGGTCAACAGACAATGGAGTAAGTTGGAGTCTCGTTCATCAAAGTAGTGGGGGTTATAGAACGGCTTTAGCGGTTACGCCAAATAATGCTAATGTGGTATATGCTACTTTTTCAAATAGCTCAAGTCAGTACCAAAACTCTGCTAAATCAACAAATTCAGGAGCTAATTGGAGCAATATGGCCGGACTACCAAATGCTATTAATGGTATTGGTCAACAATGTGACTATAACTTTTGTGTTGCGGCTGCTTCTGACGATGCCAACTTTGTACATATTGGTGCTGTCAATTTATACCGTTCAACTAATGGAGGTAGTTCTTGGTCACAGCCTTATTCAGACATTAATACACATGTTGACTATCACACTTTAAGATATAATCCCTTAGACAATAAGTTATATGCAGGGCACGATGGAGGAATTAGTGTTTCTAGCGATGATAGTTATAATTGGTCATATATTTCTGATGGACTCAACATAACCCAATTTTATAATTTTGGAGTATCTCAATCCAATAGTGGTTTAGATGTATTATTTGCAGGAGCACAAGATAATTCACTATTGTATAAAAATAACAACGGTTGGTTCAGAGCTGTTGCGGGCGATGGAGTTAATTCTAAGATTCATAAAGATAATGAAAATATTATGATTGGATCTGTGCAGTATGGAATTGCAATGCTAAAATCTGCTACCTCATCTCCTCCGTTTAGCGATATTACCCCTGAGGGTCAATCTGGAACAGGTTTATGGGAACTACCATTTGAAATGGATCCTAATAACAATGATATCGTATATGCGGGATATAGAAAATTGTTTAAATCTACAAATAGTGGCGGATCTTGGACAGTTGTAGCTGGTACAAACGTTACTAGTAATGAGGTTATAAATCAAATTTGTCCTACAACAAATCCTAATATTATTTATTTCTCGACTAGGAATTCAAGTGGGTCAAAACTATTCAAAACAACGAACGGTGGTAGTTCATGGGCGCAAATCGGAGTTGGTGCATTACCAGATTTAATAATTACAGATATCGCAACACCAGATTCTGACCCGAATACAGTTTGGGTAACTTTCTCAGGAACATCAGCTTCTAACAAAGTCTTTAGGTCAACAAATGGTGGCACTTCATGGTCAAATAGGAGTGGTACACTTCCTAATATACCAGTTAACTGCATAATTTTAGACGAAAATGTTGAAGAAGTATATGCTGGGCTTGACTTTGGGGTCTATAAATTACCTTCTTACACTAGTACTACATGGTCATTATTCAACAACAATAGTTTACCTTATGTATATGTCAAAGAATTAGAAATACATAAAACTAGCGCTCAATTAGTGGCTGGAACTTTTGGACGAGGTATTTGGAAAATTGATTTGAAACATAAGCCAATTGTTGAGTTTTCTGCTGATCAAACTACAGTTTGTCAAAATGAAGCAGTAAATTTTACAGATGAAAGCCTTCACAATCCAACATCGTGGTTGTGGAACTTTGGAGATGGAAATACATCAAACGAACAACACCCTACACATTCATACTCAAGTGGAGGTACATTTAATGTCACACTAACAGCTACAAATGCTAATGGTAGTATATCTGAAACCTATTCTAATTATATAACAGTAGTTCCTCTTGCAGGGAATCCCGTAAGCAATATAACAACATCAGGTTCATACGAATGGTTTGGAACAACATATTTTTGTACAGGAACTTATTATTATACTTCGCCAACATGTCAAGATTACACGCTTAATTTGACCATAAATAATCCTCTAATATCTTCAACAAGTGTAACAGCGTGTGATGAATATACATGGGACGTTTCTGGTCAACTATACACAACTAGCGGAACCTATTACCAATCCGTTTTGGCTCCTCAAGGATGTTTTGCCGATAAAGAGCTTGTATTAACCATTAACGCATCTACTGAGTCAAGTACTAGTCATAGCGCGACATATAGTTATACATGGCACGGTGAAAACTACTTTTGTAGTGGCACATACTATCATTATAGCACTAATGCTGCTGGTTGTGTGCATACAGATATTTTATATCTTAATATCGAGTAG
- a CDS encoding GNAT family N-acetyltransferase gives MVTLQLHIGSKTLDKNEWEGLCQKNSFLSLPFKLAFERHHKNNIRHLYYVADDKENKAIGYAQEFNIRSNRIRDYQKKNEVKRSLINLVLKLLNLKVVALGNGLLTNISNFSAVKLSNNIDFFNSLLLRIQKDLNANKFIIPDHFFNELKVEKPTEVFPELIKVVVDQDMHLKISKIWNSFEDYTKALKKKYRSRLKSVMKKSKDIEIKILTKTQLIKHAEKMQELFDNVHQKSAFGISPFNTSIYTDLIDSDNPKCQVFAYFLADEMVAFSSELKDDDNLYSYFIGLDYRYNKSHCLYERILNETIKSAISNKKSNLILGRTAAEFKSNVGAQPIHSEIFVYLKSPILRRLLRPFLENIQPSNWIQRNPFKEII, from the coding sequence GTGGTAACACTCCAATTACATATCGGCTCCAAAACCTTAGATAAAAATGAGTGGGAAGGCTTGTGTCAGAAAAATTCGTTCTTGTCTTTACCCTTTAAATTAGCATTTGAGAGACATCATAAAAATAACATTAGACATCTTTATTATGTAGCTGATGATAAGGAGAATAAAGCTATTGGTTATGCCCAAGAATTTAACATTCGGAGTAATAGAATTCGTGATTATCAGAAAAAGAATGAGGTAAAGAGAAGCCTCATAAACTTAGTTTTAAAGTTGTTAAATTTAAAAGTTGTGGCACTCGGCAACGGTCTATTGACTAATATTTCTAATTTTTCTGCAGTCAAACTTTCCAACAACATTGATTTTTTTAACTCTTTATTGCTGCGTATACAAAAAGACCTCAACGCCAATAAATTTATTATTCCAGATCATTTTTTTAATGAATTAAAAGTCGAAAAACCTACTGAGGTTTTTCCTGAATTGATAAAGGTTGTGGTAGACCAAGATATGCACTTAAAGATATCAAAGATTTGGAATTCGTTTGAAGATTACACAAAAGCACTTAAAAAAAAGTACAGAAGTCGCTTGAAAAGTGTAATGAAAAAAAGTAAGGATATAGAAATTAAAATATTGACTAAAACTCAACTTATAAAACATGCTGAAAAAATGCAAGAACTGTTTGATAATGTACATCAAAAGTCTGCCTTCGGCATTAGTCCTTTTAACACCTCTATTTATACAGACTTAATAGATTCAGACAATCCAAAGTGTCAAGTCTTTGCTTACTTTTTAGCTGATGAAATGGTTGCTTTTTCATCTGAACTAAAAGATGATGACAACTTATACTCTTATTTTATTGGCTTAGATTATCGCTATAATAAAAGTCATTGTTTATACGAAAGGATTCTTAACGAAACTATTAAATCAGCTATTAGTAATAAAAAAAGCAATCTCATCTTAGGAAGAACTGCCGCCGAGTTCAAAAGTAACGTAGGCGCACAACCAATCCACTCAGAAATATTTGTTTATCTCAAAAGCCCCATTTTACGACGTTTACTTAGACCTTTTTTAGAAAATATACAGCCTAGCAATTGGATTCAGAGAAACCCTTTCAAAGAAATTATTTAA
- a CDS encoding T9SS type A sorting domain-containing protein: MKKLILCFAAILTTHLLVGQTTATNFNVANCNGEMYNLFEDLDQGNVVVITWIMPCGPCISPTVSTYVATQSYDPEKVKFLLVDDYANTSCSQLQTWASNYQMNGVSIFSNSQIKMSDYGSDGMPKAVVVGCNSHKVYFNRNFDENNSTDGLSAAIDLALSECGSVSVETTTANQSVQIYPNPAQNRITLTSEKNNPMSIIIVNMLGELILERDNFESGAQIDISHLPQSNYIIKIKNEPRRFVFSKIN; the protein is encoded by the coding sequence ATGAAGAAATTAATTTTATGTTTTGCAGCAATCTTAACAACACATTTATTAGTAGGACAAACTACAGCGACTAACTTCAACGTTGCTAACTGTAACGGCGAAATGTATAATTTATTCGAGGATTTAGATCAAGGCAATGTCGTTGTAATTACTTGGATAATGCCTTGTGGGCCATGTATAAGTCCAACGGTTTCTACCTATGTTGCTACGCAATCATATGACCCAGAAAAAGTAAAGTTTTTGTTGGTTGATGACTATGCCAATACCAGTTGTTCGCAGCTACAAACATGGGCATCTAATTATCAGATGAATGGGGTTAGTATTTTTTCTAATTCACAGATTAAAATGTCTGATTATGGAAGTGACGGTATGCCTAAGGCTGTGGTGGTTGGTTGTAACTCACATAAGGTTTATTTCAACAGAAATTTTGATGAAAACAATTCTACTGACGGTTTAAGTGCTGCTATTGATTTGGCTTTATCAGAGTGTGGTAGTGTTAGTGTTGAAACAACGACTGCTAATCAAAGCGTACAAATTTATCCTAATCCAGCACAAAACCGAATTACTCTCACATCAGAAAAGAACAATCCTATGTCAATTATTATTGTAAATATGCTCGGAGAACTTATATTAGAAAGAGATAATTTTGAGTCAGGGGCTCAAATAGATATATCTCATTTGCCTCAAAGCAATTATATAATAAAAATTAAAAATGAACCTAGACGTTTTGTTTTTAGCAAAATAAACTAG
- a CDS encoding heavy-metal-associated domain-containing protein yields MISIKKFFSLLCFISILSISTSYAGGNKVKKKIKVWGNCGMCNKVIVDAAQSIEGVLSAKWSSETKMMVVKYKSDQTDIDEIQKKIASVGYDTEKYKADDEVYENLHYCCKYDRN; encoded by the coding sequence ATGATATCAATCAAGAAATTTTTTTCCTTATTATGTTTTATTTCAATACTATCTATATCTACTAGTTATGCTGGTGGAAATAAAGTAAAAAAGAAAATTAAAGTTTGGGGCAATTGTGGAATGTGTAATAAAGTCATTGTTGATGCCGCTCAATCTATTGAAGGTGTTCTGTCTGCTAAATGGAGTTCAGAAACAAAAATGATGGTCGTTAAGTATAAAAGCGACCAAACGGATATAGACGAAATCCAAAAGAAAATTGCCTCGGTGGGATACGATACAGAGAAATACAAAGCCGATGATGAGGTTTATGAAAATTTGCACTACTGCTGCAAATACGATAGAAATTAA
- a CDS encoding c-type cytochrome — MFKTLLVLCLSVFGIILVDKSYELIVPQGFPQPYIPEDNSISAKRIELGKKLFFDKMLSRDSTLSCASCHVPKFAFTDRRTKGVGIRDQEVSRNTPTLTNVAYQDKFLLDGLNPSLEAQVNIPIHETNEFDFSVILVAERMKKSSEYVQLSFEAYGEEPSPRVLTKAIATFERTLISGNSAYDKYYFQGDTTALSQSQKRGMHLFKNKLYCSECHSGFNFTNGGLTNNGLYLNYPDSGRMRLFGKEKDRAIFKVPTLRNIAVTYPYMHDGSIQTLEEVIEHYSKGGKNHQNKSAFIKPFVINEYEKADLIAFLKALTDSTFLSFNE; from the coding sequence ATGTTTAAAACACTTTTAGTTTTATGTCTTAGTGTTTTTGGAATTATACTAGTAGATAAAAGTTATGAATTGATAGTTCCTCAAGGCTTTCCACAACCTTACATTCCAGAAGACAATTCAATTTCAGCAAAGCGTATTGAGTTGGGAAAAAAATTATTTTTTGACAAAATGTTATCTAGAGATTCCACTTTGTCTTGCGCAAGTTGTCATGTGCCAAAGTTTGCCTTTACCGACAGAAGGACTAAAGGAGTTGGTATAAGAGATCAAGAGGTTTCTAGAAATACACCAACATTGACCAATGTTGCTTATCAAGACAAGTTTTTGCTCGACGGACTAAATCCGAGTTTAGAAGCACAAGTTAATATTCCAATACACGAAACTAATGAGTTTGACTTTAGCGTAATTCTAGTGGCTGAGCGAATGAAAAAGAGTTCAGAATATGTGCAGCTATCCTTTGAAGCTTATGGAGAAGAGCCTAGCCCAAGAGTACTTACAAAGGCTATTGCCACATTCGAAAGGACACTAATTAGTGGTAATTCAGCGTATGACAAATACTATTTTCAAGGAGACACAACGGCCCTAAGCCAGTCCCAAAAAAGAGGTATGCATCTTTTCAAAAATAAATTGTATTGTTCAGAATGCCACAGTGGATTTAACTTTACAAATGGCGGACTAACTAATAATGGCTTATATTTAAATTATCCAGACTCTGGTAGGATGCGATTATTTGGCAAAGAAAAAGATAGAGCTATATTCAAAGTGCCTACATTGAGGAATATAGCCGTAACTTATCCCTATATGCATGATGGTAGTATACAAACATTGGAAGAAGTCATTGAGCATTATTCCAAAGGCGGAAAAAACCATCAAAACAAAAGTGCTTTTATTAAACCTTTTGTGATAAATGAATATGAAAAAGCAGATTTAATAGCTTTTTTAAAAGCATTAACTGACTCAACATTTTTGAGCTTTAACGAGTAA
- a CDS encoding T9SS type A sorting domain-containing protein — MKKNIAILLFASIIPTLFYAQNSIKLELNHIFRGQPLVYNQSYTDYQDRAVNFYPVRYYMSSIKITHDGGQVTPLTDIYILGEGNVTNYSIENTYDINSVEKIAFDLGVDYDANHGNTSNWSASHPLGPKTPPMDWGWPAGYFFLILDGRVDNTDNGSPNKAFQLECFGDELLRTIDPITFEEPITAINSEITLPLYVNIERWFKQMDFETIGIQHGAGAPNISVVDNTNSQNVFTASPAETVNITTQLEDLAFISVDYRMPYAPTLFYKLPKSNYSLSIIDMSGRRMVDEKNIGFEGNYFVKSELPTGIYYAIFTSEMGYQKSQQFIVTR, encoded by the coding sequence ATGAAAAAGAACATTGCCATCTTACTATTTGCATCTATTATTCCCACTTTATTTTATGCCCAAAACAGTATAAAATTAGAGTTGAATCACATTTTTAGAGGACAACCCTTAGTTTACAATCAGTCATATACTGACTATCAAGACAGAGCGGTGAACTTTTACCCTGTTAGGTATTATATGTCTTCGATCAAGATTACTCACGATGGGGGTCAAGTTACACCTTTAACCGATATTTATATACTAGGTGAAGGCAACGTCACCAATTATAGTATTGAAAATACATACGACATTAATAGTGTAGAAAAAATAGCTTTTGACTTAGGAGTAGATTATGATGCCAACCATGGTAATACGAGTAATTGGTCTGCTTCTCATCCTTTAGGGCCTAAAACTCCACCTATGGATTGGGGTTGGCCTGCGGGATATTTTTTCTTAATCTTAGACGGTAGGGTAGATAATACAGATAACGGCTCTCCAAACAAAGCATTTCAGCTTGAGTGTTTCGGAGATGAATTATTGAGAACAATAGACCCTATTACCTTTGAGGAGCCAATAACAGCCATTAACTCTGAAATCACCTTGCCACTTTATGTTAATATAGAACGTTGGTTCAAACAAATGGATTTTGAAACTATAGGAATACAGCATGGCGCTGGAGCTCCAAATATTAGCGTTGTGGACAATACCAATTCTCAAAATGTTTTCACGGCTTCACCTGCTGAAACTGTCAATATAACAACTCAACTTGAAGATTTAGCATTTATTAGTGTAGACTACAGAATGCCATACGCACCTACCTTATTTTACAAATTACCAAAATCAAACTACTCTTTAAGCATCATTGATATGAGTGGAAGACGAATGGTTGATGAAAAAAACATAGGTTTTGAAGGCAATTATTTCGTTAAGTCCGAACTACCAACAGGAATATACTATGCCATTTTCACGAGTGAAATGGGGTATCAAAAGTCTCAACAATTTATCGTAACTAGGTAG